From the genome of Tenrec ecaudatus isolate mTenEca1 chromosome 1, mTenEca1.hap1, whole genome shotgun sequence:
TCCACAATacaaccaaaatacaaccttgtgtatatcccacctgaatttagatacCATCTCAATATTTGACTTAATGCATTAAATACAAATGACCTGAAAACCAGATAAGTTGTAGGAGGATACCAAAAACATGTTAGGAAAATAAAAGGTCGTTAAAAAGATGGGAAAAGATCAAAATGACTCAGACAAGACtccaaaacttgctcttgaaggtagagtagctaaagcaaatggatgaattaagagttgaacagaaaattttcaaGGATATCTAGACAAactaaagtattataataaaatgtgcaaacacctggagttacaaaaccaaaagggaagaacatactcagccaCAATACAAATAAATATCTGCAAACTCAAGTTCATGGCAGCACTTTTTACAATAGCAAAAAGCTGGCAACACCTAATTATCCAACGATGAAAGAATGGCTAAACATCATTGATATATACATACAAAGACTTCACAATGCtgaacctggaggacagacaTTGAATGAAATACTCAAATCTTGCCaacaaatcgattctgactcaaagtgaccctattggacagtatagaactaccctgtgagtttctgagactaactctatacagcaggagtcctcaaactatggcctgcgggccacatgtggcccacctggTGTGTTTGCcaccaatgtgcataggaatttgttcagttttttttaaaaccatagaCCGGCCTTCtaacagtctgagggacagtgaactggccccctgtttaacaagtttgaggacccctgctatagagtagaaatccctgtctttacCCCTCACGAAAAGTTGAGTATTGTATGAGATCATTATTATAAAATGTCACAAAAAgcttttcacactaaaagaaacatgGTTAAAAGGTTGAGTATTGTATGAGACCGTTATAAAAAGTCACAAAAAGCTTTTCACACTAAGAGAAACATGCTTGCCaggagtgggaaaggaggaaagtcacAGTGTTAACTTTTGATAATGTAGAAGGCAATATGAGGAGGGAGGCAAACAGCTATGCAAGCAGGGTAATACATTAGGTTTGCAAAAGTTAAAGGCAAGCAGTGACACACACAGTCCTACAACAGTGGTGACTAGGAGTTTGGATAGACACACAGAGTGCACGTGGGACATAGTGGGAGTATACCTATGAATATATAGGGACGTGTATTAATCGGTTTCATTACGTCCATGAGTGTGGTGGAGAAAATAAAGGTAACGTAATGAAAACATACACATAGACACCTTGAGAGAGTAAGTCATTGGGCCTGGGGGATCaagaccatagtcttggggatcACCAGTGTCAAGTGACATAATGTCgtccataaagacaatgttctacatcctaattTGGTGAGGAGTAACTTGTTTTAAGAGCAGCCATCTACATCACACTTAGGAGTCACCTCCTCTAGAGGAAAGGGGTGATGAAAACCAAAATATAAGGAAACAAGTAGCCCAACAGACTGTACCATGCAAACCCGCCTCCATACAGTGcgacggtgcccagctaccacgacCAACTGCTCTAAAAGGATCATACCAGAAGGTCTtggcagagtgggagaaaaattcaGACTCAGCAGCGGCCCTGCTTGCTGGTTCAATAGACAGGTGGGAACCACAAGGCTAGCCCCTAATCACCTTTCTGGTTACACAGCTCACTCCCATgttaaaataatcaaccatttgtatTTGCAATTgtctcatgcatgtgaaagctagacaatgagttGACAATGCACCTAACAAGTTTTGTCATTTATTTAGAAACAAGGTTTACAAAGGGGGTTTCCTCCCACCCTAAGAAGAAAATTAGTGTCACATTTAGATTGGTATATAGCTAAGGCTTTTTTCGGTGGGGTAGCAGAGATTTAAATATTGagtatattaatttaaaaatataaagtcaccacaaaataacaaaaatttcCAACATCCTACTACCCTTTTTACTTCTCCCCACCTGAGTCTGAGAAATGTACCTTCTCACTCAAAAAGTGTGTAAACATCGTGGCCCCAAGGGAAGATTACAGAGAATAAAAAGAACATATCCATAAGCAGCAGGATCCCATTGAGGCTTCAAAGAGGTCAGGTTCAGTAAGAAACTCTTCAGGGCAAGAataagtccctccccttcctccagcTCAGCATAGTCTTCTTAGAGTATTAATCACCCACCTTCTTCCTCAGGAAAAGGCAAGATGTCAATCACATGTCAACAAGTGGTACCATTTATTTATGCAAAGAAAATGCTCAATGTTTCATCCTGTGCTTAACCCATCCACCCACATCCTCCACTCCCAACTACCAGATCTTTCCTGTATCTGTCATTTCAAGGTCCCTTTCAACCAAACCCTCATAAAGATCATCAGAATTGGTGCCTGATGACTTGATTACCTTCGGAATCCTGGGTAAAGAGCAAACTAGGCTGCAGGTGGATCGGAGTGGGCCCGTCCTGGCACTGAGCTGGAGGGCTGTGCGAGTCCCAGTAATTGGTTATGTCTTGGAAAGGAGCTCTAGGGTTGTGGGCAATGACCCGGTGGCCCTGTGAATCCTCAGTGAAAAGCTGACTCCAAGACTCCTTGTCTCTTCTTTCATTGTCCCGGGAGAGCACAGGGACAAGACAAGGGCTTTGCTTCACTGACACTGTGTTTTCTCCACTCCAGGAAGCCCTGGAAGTTTGAAGGGCAGGGACCTGCCTACTCTCTTTAGTGGACACCTTCCTTTGCCATTTCATCTTGCCCCCAGGCAGTTTCACACACCTCTCAGCATCCAGATAGCActcttccttagatccatgaagcCACTCCTTTCCCTCAGAagactctcccttcccctcctgttgaTCCTTCAAACTAGAACATTTCAAGTCTTGGGAGAAGGAGATGTTCAGTGAGGTTTTACTCCCTCCACCACAGATGGGGGTGTGAGGCAAAGACAGCGCAGTCAAAAATGTGCTTTCCACTATTTGTTGGCCAGATGTCTCCTTGAGGGACTGAGGAGAAAGTCTAGTGTCCTGGGTGTCTGCAGGGGTCGAGTTGGCTAAAGGGGATGCCACACAATCACCCCGAAAACTCTGGAGAAAACACTCTAGCTGGGCTGCATCTTTCTTAGACTCGTTGCTggtctgattttctctgtaagtcGAAACACCTGTCTGGTCACCAGCACTGGGCCTTCCTAATAAAAGAAAAAGTGAACCGTTATGATTTACAGGAAtctttggttgtttttttctgaAATCAGAATTAGTTACTCCCTAGTATTGAGGTCTTTT
Proteins encoded in this window:
- the AUNIP gene encoding aurora kinase A- and ninein-interacting protein isoform X1, producing MKRGGAEEEAACGVWLDTAELKRRKVQTHLIKPGTKMLTLFPGERKARISFTQRSAPPAGIRQTSIASFFPLQPGRPSAGDQTGVSTYRENQTSNESKKDAAQLECFLQSFRGDCVASPLANSTPADTQDTRLSPQSLKETSGQQIVESTFLTALSLPHTPICGGGSKTSLNISFSQDLKCSSLKDQQEGKGESSEGKEWLHGSKEECYLDAERCVKLPGGKMKWQRKVSTKESRQVPALQTSRASWSGENTVSVKQSPCLVPVLSRDNERRDKESWSQLFTEDSQGHRVIAHNPRAPFQDITNYWDSHSPPAQCQDGPTPIHLQPSLLFTQDSEGNQVIRHQF
- the AUNIP gene encoding aurora kinase A- and ninein-interacting protein isoform X2 — encoded protein: MKRGGAEEEAACGVWLDTAELKRRKTHLIKPGTKMLTLFPGERKARISFTQRSAPPAGIRQTSIASFFPLQPGRPSAGDQTGVSTYRENQTSNESKKDAAQLECFLQSFRGDCVASPLANSTPADTQDTRLSPQSLKETSGQQIVESTFLTALSLPHTPICGGGSKTSLNISFSQDLKCSSLKDQQEGKGESSEGKEWLHGSKEECYLDAERCVKLPGGKMKWQRKVSTKESRQVPALQTSRASWSGENTVSVKQSPCLVPVLSRDNERRDKESWSQLFTEDSQGHRVIAHNPRAPFQDITNYWDSHSPPAQCQDGPTPIHLQPSLLFTQDSEGNQVIRHQF